One region of Oncorhynchus keta strain PuntledgeMale-10-30-2019 chromosome 24, Oket_V2, whole genome shotgun sequence genomic DNA includes:
- the slc3a1 gene encoding neutral and basic amino acid transport protein rBAT, with protein MITRSQLISAKDLEVDGHMFQEMSSGTANGNSMELGECIQNAGFHEDDETEDAVGGDEENRTSTVKMSPGREEDTYTQIKPYAGMPKEVLLLYSVQARYRLPRQILFWLTIVCTLALVALTITVIVMSPRCLSWWQSSPVYQIYPRSFKDSDSDGIGDLKGILDKLDHFQYLNIKAIWISPFYKSPMKDFGYDVEDFRDIDPLFGSMQDFDDLLAAMHDKGLKLIMDFIPNHTSDTHQWFNLSSSGHAQYKDYYIWANCNTTHAPNNWVSVFGNSSWTYVEERQQCYYHQFLKEQPDLNFRNPHVRREMTEIVRFWLEKGVDGFRMDAVKHILEAKHLRDEPQVDPQQDPDTIDTEFELHHDYTTTQLGLHDILQAWRGEMDVYSREPGRYRFMVAESYDYEETDKTMMYYGTPYVKESDFPFNFYLMDLPTNLTGTGAQGLVNLWMANMPVGKWPNWVVGNHDKPRISSSVGQEYIKVINMLLLTLPGTPTTYYGEEIGMMNINVTIDEIQDPFGKFNPNASRDPQRSPMQWSDGPNAGFSDANHTWLPLHPHHTTVNVEAQQKDSGSVLSQYRALSLLRQAQLPLHRGWMCYIWSDADVFAFLREIDGLDKAFLVVLNFGADSVINLSAITELPEQLTLHMSTKQENYGMPVIKSSIATARGEGLLLEYSTHMRFNPGHASQCFVSEKACYLGVLDILYKC; from the exons atgattacaaGGAGTCAGTTAATCTCAGCAAAGGATTTAGAAGTAGACGGGCACATGTTCCAAGAAATGAGCTCCGGTACAGCCAACGGTAACAGTATGGAACTGGGGGAGTGCATCCAAAACGCGGGCTTCCATGAGGATGACGAGACAGAGGATGCTGTTGGTGGAGACGAAGAGAACAGGACTTCGACGGTCAAGATGTCCCcgggtagagaggaggatactTATACCCAAATCAAACCTTACGCGGGCATGCCTAAAGAGGTCCTGCTTTTATATTCAGTCCAAGCTCGCTACCGACTGCCCCGGCAGATCCTGTTCTGGCTGACCATTGTGTGCACCTTGGCGCTGGTAGCACTGACCATCACGGTGATCGTTATGTCGCCCCGTTGCCTCAGCTGGTGGCAGTCGTCTCCTGTGTACCAGATATACCCACGTTCCTTCAAGGACTCAGACAGCGATGGTATCGGAGACCTCAAAG GCATCTTGGATAAACTGGATCACTTTCAGTACCTGAACATCAAGGCCATTTGGATCAGCCCGTTCTACAAGTCTCCCATGAAAGACTTTGGCTATGATGTGGAAGACTTTAGAGACATCGATCCACTCTTTGGCTCCATGCAAGACTTTGATGACCTCCTCGCTGCCATGCATGACAAAG GGTTGAAGCTGATCATGGATTTTATCCCTAACCATACCAGTGACACGCACCAGTGGTTCAACCTCAGCAGTAGTGGACATGCACAGTACAAAGACTACTATATCTGGGCCAACTGCAATACTACCCACGCCCCCAACAACTGG GTGAGTGTGTTTGGGAACTCCTCCTGGACATATGTTGAGGAGAGGCAGCAGTGTTACTACCACCAGTTCCTCAAGGAGCAACCCGACCTCAACTTCCGCAACCCACATGTTCGGAGAGAGATGACT GAGATTGTTCGTTTCTGGCTGGAGAAGGGAGTGGATGGGTTCCGTATGGACGCTGTGAAGCACATCCTCGAGGCCAAGCACCTGAGGGATGAGCCCCAAGTGGACCCACAACAAGATCCT GATACAATTGACACAGAGTTTGAGCTCCACCATGACTACACCACCACTCAGTTAGGGCTGCATGATATCCTGCAGGCCTGGAGGGGAGAAATGGACGTCTACAGTAGAGAGCCAGGCCGATACAG GTTTATGGTAGCTGAGTCCTATGACTATGAGGAGACTGACAAGACCATGATGTACTATGGGACACCCTACGTTAAAGAGAGCGACTTCCCTTTCAACTTCTATCTGATGGACCTGCCAACTAATCTGACTGGAACTGGGGCTCAAGGCCTGGTCAATCTGTGGATGGCCAACATGCCAGTAGGGAAATGGCCAAACTGGGTG GTTGGGAACCACGATAAACCTCGTATCTCCTCCAGTGTTGGCCAGGAGTACATTAAAGTCATCAACATGCTACTGCTCACCCTGCCCGGCACACCCACCACTTACTATGGAGAGGAGATAGGCATGATGAACATCAATGTGACCATTGACGAGATCCAGGATCCCTTTGGAAAGTTTAACCCT AATGCCAGTCGTGACCCTCAGAGGTCCCCCATGCAGTGGAGTGATGGGCCGAATGCTGGCTTCAGTGATGCCAATCATACCTGGCTGCCTTTGCACCCACACCACACAACAGTTAATGTGGAG GCTCAGCAGAAAGACAGCGGGTCGGTTCTGTCTCAGTACCGGGCCCTGAGTCTCCTGCGACAGGCCCAGCTGCCTCTCCATCGGGGTTGGATGTGCTACATCTGGAGCGATGCGGATGTCTTTGCCTTTCTGAGGGAGATAGACGGCTTGGACAAGGCCTTCCTCGTGGTGCTCAACTTTGGAGCGGACTCTGTTATAAACCTCTCGGCCATAACAGAGTTGCCGGAGCAGCTAACACTTCATATGAGTACCAAGCAGGAAAACTATGGGATGCCGGTGATTAAATCTTCAATTGCCACGGCGCGAGGGGAGGGGCTGCTACTTGAGTACTCCACCCACATGCGGTTCAACCCTGGCCACGCCTCTCAGTGTTTTGTCTCAGAGAAGGCCTGCTATCTGGGAGTCTTGGACATTCTGTATAAGTGCTGA